The following are encoded in a window of Cetobacterium sp. ZOR0034 genomic DNA:
- a CDS encoding cold-shock protein, whose protein sequence is MKGTVKWFNQEKGFGFITGEDGKDVFAHFSQIQKDGFKTLNEGEEVTFDVTEGAKGPQATNIVVAK, encoded by the coding sequence ATGAAAGGTACAGTTAAATGGTTCAACCAAGAGAAAGGATTCGGATTCATCACTGGTGAAGATGGAAAGGACGTTTTCGCACACTTCTCTCAAATTCAAAAAGATGGATTCAAAACTCTTAATGAAGGAGAAGAAGTTACTTTCGATGTAACTGAGGGAGCTAAAGGACCTCAAGCTACAAACATTGTTGTTGCAAAGTAA